In Deinococcus psychrotolerans, the genomic window CGGAATCAGGGCGCGGGCGATGCGGGCCGCTCCGAACAGGCCCCAGCGTAGGCCGGGGGCTTGGGTGAAGTGGGTCATGTCTGAGTCTAAGCATTCTGCCCGGCTTGCTGCCCGCTGGTAAAGGCTTGGCGAAGGCGCTTACGGCTTCTAAACTGGGACGCATGGAAACCTGTGCTCACCGGATCAAACTCAAAGCAGGCAGCCTGGAAAGGGTGCGGCAGTGGGCCGAAGAACTCAGCCGCCGCCAAACTGAAGCGCTGGCCACCCTCCGAGACGAAACGGTGATTCTGGAATGCTTTTTTCTGGAGCAGGCCGAGGACGGCGACTACCTGATCGGCGTGATGTGCGCCGAGAATTTTGAGCAGTCGCGGGCCGCCGTAGAACAGTCGCTCCACAGCATTGACGCCTACCATCAGCAGTTCAAAAAAGACACTTGGGAGTCTGGAAAACGCCTGGAACTGCTCGTAGAACTCAATCTACTGGGTGAATTCCGCTAAACTTTCCCCAAATGCAACCTGATTTCGTGATCGTGGGCGCGGGTTCCGGCGGCTGTGTGCTGGCACGGCGGCTCTTAGACGCTGGCGCAAGCGTGCTGCTTCTGGAAGCGGGCGGCCACGACAACCACCCGTTTATCCGAGCTCCCGCTGCCTTCCCGCGCTTGTTCAAGACCCGGTTTGATTGGAACTTTCACACCGCTCCGCAAACTCACTTGCAGGGCCGCCGCTTGTATTGGCCGCGCGGCAAGGTGCTGGGCGGCAGCAGCGCCATCAACGCCACCATTTATATTCGCGGCTCGCAGCAAGATTTTGACGGCTGGAGCGGCCCCGAAGGACAACATACGTCCGGCTGGGGCGCGGGCTGGCGCTGGGCCGATGTGTTGCCGTTTTACAAATCGCTGGAGAAGTTTCGGGGTGACGAAAGCGAGACGCGCAGTCAGGGCGGTGTCCTGCATGTGGGCGAGCGGGCCGCCTCGCACGCCTTATCGCACGCGTTTGTCCGCTCGGCGGCGCGGGTGCTGGACATTCCGGTAAGCCAGAGTTTCAACGACGGCCAGCACCTCGGCGCGGGCCTCTACGAATCCAACCACCTGAGGGGCGTGCGGCAATCGGCCTATCAAGCGTTTCTTGCTTCCCAGCGGGCCAATCCGCGCCTGACCGTGCTGACCGGAGCGAGAATGCTCTCGCTGCTGTGGGAGGGCAAGCGGGTCGTCGGCGTCCGTTTCGGGTATGAGGGGCAAGTCAAAGACGTGCGCGGCGGCGGCGTCATCTTGGCGGCGGGTACGGTGCAAACCCCGCAACTGCTGATGCTGTCGGGCATCGGGCCGGGAGCTGAATTGAAGAAGCACGGCATTGAAGTGCGGATTGAGTCGCCTGGAGTGGGTCAGAACTTACAAGACCACCTCGCCGTGCCAGTCATCTTCAGGTCAAACGCGCCGAGCTTGGACGCTGCCAAAGACTTGCCCGCGCTGGCCGAGTGGGCCCTGAAGCGCAGCGGCCCGCTGAGCAGCAACGTGGCCGAGGCAGGCGCGTTCGCCCACGCCCGCGCCGGGTTGCCGCGCAGCAGCCCGCCGGATTTGCAGTACCACTTCGGCCCGGCTTACTTCCGCGAGCACGGCTTCCAGAAAATGGAGGGCAATCACTTTTCGCTTGGCCCGGTGCTGGTGGATGTTCACAGCCGGGGCCGCGTCACCCTGCACAGCGCCGATCCTGCCGCCGCGCCGATCATTGACCCCTGTTACCTCAGCGACGAGCGCGACGCTCAGAGCTTGCTGGCAGGCGTGCGGCTGGCCCGCCAGATCGCTGCCGAGTCGCCGCTGGCCGACTTCAATGTAGGCGAAAGCCTGCCCGGCGCACAGGCCCAAACCGACGCTGAGCTGCTCACTCACATTCAGCGCGAAGCCGAAACCCTCTATCACCCGGTCGGCACGGCGGCGATGGGCGACACTGAGAGTGCGGTGGTTGACCGCCGCTTGGCCGTGCGCGGCACACAGGGGTTGTGGGTGGCCGACGCCAGCGTCATGCCGCGCATCACCCACGCCAACACCAACGCCACCGCCATGATGATCGGAGCGCGGGCGGCGGCGTTTTTGGTGGAGGGATAGATAAGGGCTGTTGGGTTAATTTTACTGCGACAACGTCCGCTTGAGCAGCGTCACGGGCACCTGCACTTCTTTTTTGTTGCGCCAGACGGTCAGGGTCACGATCTGGCCGGGGCGCTTGGTGGCCACCCGCCGCACCACATCGTAAGAATTCTTGATTCGCACGCCGTCCACTGCCACGACCACGTCGCCCAGCGGCGCGAGCAGTTGGCCTTCGTTGTTCTTGAGGCTGCCGCGCAGACCCGATCTCGCGCCCGCCGAACCCGCCGGAACTTCGTTGACCAGTGCGCCGTTGCTGCTGCTCAGGCCCGCCAGTTGCCGCAGGGCCGGGTCGAGGTCGCCGAGGTTTTGCAAACTCACGCCCAGCGTGCCGCGCTGCGACACGCCAACCGTCTCTAAGTCAGTCAGCGACTGCTTGACGATATTGGCCGGAATCACCACGCCGATGATGCCCGGCACCAACTGACTGGGCGCGGCGTTGGCGTCGGCCACGCCCACCACTGCGCCGCGCGAATCCAGCACAGGGCCGCCGGAATTGCCGCCCTGAATCATGGCGGTGGTCAGCATGTATTCCCCGACCTCGCCGCCGAGCTGATCGTCACGCGGCACATCCGAGCTGGACTTTGAATACGCTCCGGTTGAAATGAAGTTTTGATACTTGAGTGGTGAGCCGATGGCGATGAACTTTTGCCCCAAGACGAGGCGGCTGCTATCCCCGAAGCTCAGGAGTTTCGGCGCACTGACCCCCGATACCCGCAGCACGGCGATGTCAATCCCCGGATCGCTGCCCACCACTTTGGCCGGAACGCTGCGCCCGTCGCTCAAGGTCACGCTCAAGCTCTCCTGATCTTTGATGACGTGGTAATTCGTGACGATCAAGTTGGCTTTATAAAAAAACCCGCTGCCGGTTTCGTTGGGGTTGTCGCCCTGCTGAAGGGCGTCGGCGCGAATCCGCACATTGACCTGCACGGTGGCCGGCAGGGCGCTGCGCGTCACTTCTACGGTGTTGATCTCGTCGGACGTCACCAGCGGGCGCTGCGCCGTGACGCTGCCGGTGACATAAGCGCAGGCCAGCGCCGCGCCCAGCAAGACGCCGATGCCCAGCCCCCGCTGCCAGTTCACTGGCCCGAGCCGCCCGAACTGCTTGAAGGGGCCGCCGCACTTTTGGCTGAGCTGGCCGCGCTGCTCTTGTCGGCGGCTTTGGGCGCTTCGGTTTTGGGCGAACTTGCCGCTGCGCTGTCAGACGAGCTGGCCGAGTCTGCGCTTTTGCTGCCCTCGGCGGTGCTGCTCTCCGCTTTGCCGCTGTCTGGGGCGCTACTCTGGGTGCTGGTTTTGCCCGATGAGCGCGAATCATTGGCATAAAAGCCGCTGCCCTTGAAGGCAATCGCCGGGGCTGACACCAGCCGCTTGACCGGCTCGCCGGTTTCGGGGTGAAGCGTGAGCGCTTCGTCTTTCATGCTCTGTTTGACTTCAAAGGTCTGGTTGGTGATCAGATTGCGGTAAACATACGTTGGCATAACTTTTTCGCGCCTCCAGCGCCACATCTTAGCAATACTCAGCCTAGCGCAGTCGTGAGCCTAGCAGAGTGCGGCGCAGCAAAAAGGAGCAGGTGGCCTGCTCAACCGTTGAACGTCTGAGCTGAGTTGCTGGGCCGAGGTGAGTACGTCACTCATAACACTCCTCGGCGGGATGCTAAGCTGACCCTGCTGCCAAGTGGTTTGGCGGTTCTTTATCTCTTATCCGTCTTTCAGGGAAGCGCAAGATCCCGCTCGGCAGAACCACGAACACGGGCTGCGGCGGGGGAACGAGGCGGGAGTCATCGAAAAGGCCCGAGATCAAAATGATCGAGGCCCGATTCTGCGGATGCTCTCAGGGTTGATCGCCGAACCCTCCCGGCCCTGCTCACGCGGGGCAAGCGTTCACCGAAAAGCCCGCTGCGAAGCGGAGACAAGGTGGCGTACGGCAGATCAAATTGGTGCCCGCTGACACGGTGACTTAATCACGGTGCTCAGGACGGGCCGGAGTCTTTATGTGCGGAATCGTTGGATACATTGGAGCAAGGC contains:
- a CDS encoding DUF6176 family protein; protein product: METCAHRIKLKAGSLERVRQWAEELSRRQTEALATLRDETVILECFFLEQAEDGDYLIGVMCAENFEQSRAAVEQSLHSIDAYHQQFKKDTWESGKRLELLVELNLLGEFR
- a CDS encoding GMC family oxidoreductase, translated to MQPDFVIVGAGSGGCVLARRLLDAGASVLLLEAGGHDNHPFIRAPAAFPRLFKTRFDWNFHTAPQTHLQGRRLYWPRGKVLGGSSAINATIYIRGSQQDFDGWSGPEGQHTSGWGAGWRWADVLPFYKSLEKFRGDESETRSQGGVLHVGERAASHALSHAFVRSAARVLDIPVSQSFNDGQHLGAGLYESNHLRGVRQSAYQAFLASQRANPRLTVLTGARMLSLLWEGKRVVGVRFGYEGQVKDVRGGGVILAAGTVQTPQLLMLSGIGPGAELKKHGIEVRIESPGVGQNLQDHLAVPVIFRSNAPSLDAAKDLPALAEWALKRSGPLSSNVAEAGAFAHARAGLPRSSPPDLQYHFGPAYFREHGFQKMEGNHFSLGPVLVDVHSRGRVTLHSADPAAAPIIDPCYLSDERDAQSLLAGVRLARQIAAESPLADFNVGESLPGAQAQTDAELLTHIQREAETLYHPVGTAAMGDTESAVVDRRLAVRGTQGLWVADASVMPRITHANTNATAMMIGARAAAFLVEG
- a CDS encoding S1C family serine protease, whose product is MNWQRGLGIGVLLGAALACAYVTGSVTAQRPLVTSDEINTVEVTRSALPATVQVNVRIRADALQQGDNPNETGSGFFYKANLIVTNYHVIKDQESLSVTLSDGRSVPAKVVGSDPGIDIAVLRVSGVSAPKLLSFGDSSRLVLGQKFIAIGSPLKYQNFISTGAYSKSSSDVPRDDQLGGEVGEYMLTTAMIQGGNSGGPVLDSRGAVVGVADANAAPSQLVPGIIGVVIPANIVKQSLTDLETVGVSQRGTLGVSLQNLGDLDPALRQLAGLSSSNGALVNEVPAGSAGARSGLRGSLKNNEGQLLAPLGDVVVAVDGVRIKNSYDVVRRVATKRPGQIVTLTVWRNKKEVQVPVTLLKRTLSQ
- a CDS encoding FmdB family zinc ribbon protein, encoding MPTYVYRNLITNQTFEVKQSMKDEALTLHPETGEPVKRLVSAPAIAFKGSGFYANDSRSSGKTSTQSSAPDSGKAESSTAEGSKSADSASSSDSAAASSPKTEAPKAADKSSAASSAKSAAAPSSSSGGSGQ